From the Chitinivibrionales bacterium genome, the window GCACGATGTTTTCCATATAGGTAACCGAATTTGAAATCGTGACCCAGGGCAAAGCCGTTACGGCGGCATCGCTTTCGATGCCCCAGCCCTGGACTTCAGACGCGTTCATGGGCGAAAAAACAAGGTTATGCCCGATGTACACGATCTTGTTCCTGGTGTCGTCCCAGAAGACCGAAGCCGACAGCGCAAGCCGCGGACGAAGAACGGAAAGACCGACGTCGTATTCGAGCCTGGTTTCCGGAAGTAGCGCGGGGTTACCTCTTACGGTCGCGCTTTGAGAATACAATTCCGAGAACCCGGGGCTGCGGCTGGAATACTGGGCGCCGCCGAGAATGGAGAGCCAGGAACAGGGATGGTAATTGACTTCGGAAAAACCGTTCGGAAACCCCTTTTTCGAAATCCCGCCGCCGGCGACCGGGCCGTACGAAGAGATGCTGTCGTTAGTTGAATCGATCTGGTACCGGTATATGCCGCCGATGCGTGCGGAAAGGTTGTCCAGGAAATGGACGTCAGCTTCCGCGCCGGCCTTGCCGACAAGCCGGATGAAACGCGATTGTACCTGGCTTGCGGGCGCAAGCAGGTTTGTGTAATCGAATCCGTCGTAGCTTCCGCTGAGCAGACCAGTGGCGTTCACGCGGTTTCCCACCGTCCATTTTACCACGCCGTCAAGTGACCCGAACGGCTGGGACACATCGGTTGAAATCGGGGTGGTCAGATAATAAGGCCTGCTTCTTTGAAACTTCTGTTCATCGGTCTTTGCCTTGGCAGTCACCATGATCATCAATTTGGGATTGACGGTCGCCGCGTACGACTCCACAAGCGAAACCAGGTTATCTTTCACCGTTCCGTCGTTGAGCCCCGCCTGCGGAAGGTAGAAGAGGCCCTCGTTCGTAACGCGCGCCGAAACATGCGACGTGAGCGTGTTGCGGTCGTCAATCCTGAAGACGTTTGAATATGCCGACGAAAAAGTGGAAAAGAAATTATTGTCCATCGTTTTTTGCGAATCGTCGGCCGCGATGGTCTGGCCGTGCGTCACGGAGCTGTCCGTATAGGGGTAATTGTTGTCGGCCCATCCGCAGTTCACCGATAGCCGGTGGGTCATGCGCCCCAGAGTCTTCACCAGGACAGCGCTTCCAATGCGATACCCGAACGAACCCGCCTCCAATAAAACGCTCGCGGCGTCTTTCTTCGCGCCGGAGCTGAGCTCTATGACGCCGCCCGCGTTGTCGCCGAAAAATTCAAGGGGCGGCGCGGCCTTGTAAACGGTGACCGTCTCGAGCGACGGCAGCGGAATTTTGGAAATGTCGACCGATTCGCCGGTTGCGCCGTTGAGGGGCACGCCGTCGAGGTACACCTGCACTTGGCTCGGCGAACCGCCGCGGATGGATGCGTCGGCGTAGTGGCCGAACCCTCCCCTGTTGCCGACCGTCACGCCGGAAACCGTTTCGAGCGCGGACTGAAGGTCGGCGTATCTGCCGGAGAAATTTTTGGACTCCATGATCACGCGCGAAGGGGTGAATTCCCTGACCCTGGCCCCGGTTACCACCATTCTGTCAATTGCCGTTTCGGAATCCGGTTTCGGAAGCGGTCGATGAACGGGTGATGTGCCGGGCGCGGCAAACACCGCGCTGTCCCGCCATTGGACCGGTGCGGCGACCGTTTGCGCCCGCATCGAATCGGGCTGGCCGCGGGAGGGGTCGATGCCGGAGGCGGCGGCATGGACAAATGCGAAAACGCACGGACAGATCAGCAGCGTAAACTTGTGCACCGGTCGAGATTCCTTTGATCCCTTACCTCGGGGATCGCTCGGATTAAGAGAAAACGTCATCTTCAGGTAGGTCTCCTGGCTCCCCCGTATCGCCTTCCCGTTTCCGTTTGGAAACAGTGGCACTGGTTTGAGACTGCCTCACGCACGCGCAAGGCGGGGTTACAGTGGCGGGTCCGCTCCCGATTTTAACGGGATTCCCTTGGCACCTGAAAATGAGAAAGAACGAGTATTAATTTAATTAAAAAATCAAAATGAGGACAAGAAAAAAAATACCGGGGCATGAGATTACCTGCCGCTATATCATCAGCAAATAATTCCGGCCTCGGGGCCGGTGAGGTGAGCCGGGGTTTTGCCTGATGCCTGCTGTCTCTACTGTTTTTCTTTGTATTTCTCAGGATCAAGATAGATGACATCGAGGAAGACTTTATCGAAAATCAGAAAATCCTTGTCAGTAGTCAACAATGTCGCTTTGAGGACTGACGCGGTGGAGGCAATCCAAAGATCGTTGTCGCCAATGGCTCTGGCGGATTGTCCGGGAGGAAGCTGCTTTTCAGGATGTTTACCCAGTCGATACGCATCAATCTCCGCGAACTGAGCCAAAATTGATGAATTATTGATATCAACGGCAGGGATAGATCTTAGAAGTTTCTTCAAGATATCTTTTCTCTGTTCACCCCATTTTCGACACACGGCAAGAGAGTACATTTCCCCTATCGATACGATCGAAACAACCGTGTAATTCGGAGGCACCGACGGACCATATTGGTTATCGACAAGCAGAGCAAGTGTTGATCCGCGCACGTAATGAACCAAAACATTCGTGTCAAGAAGGTATTTGGCCATGGTGATTACCGGTCTTCGAGTTCCCTTACAAGGTCATCGATGGATTCATCGCCAGGCCATTTTCCCCGGATGTCGTCGAGCCAGTTGCGGCGCACGGCCTCTGCCGTTAGTCCGCGCGTAAATTCAAACTCCGTTTGGACAACCGGCGCAGTCTCGAAGACTTCCTCACCTTCTTCCATGAGCTTGAGCATTTGCGCCTCAAGCAGTCTAACCTTGCCGGATGGCTTGTAGCTGACGATACCTTTTATGGTTACTTTTTTGCCCCAGAGGCGCCGCAAGTCTTCGACGTCAAGGAACTCCTGGTCTATTTGTCCTTGAATAACCTGGCCATCCGCCATGTCGAGACGGAACCGTTTGCGGCTGTAGGCGACTTCTTCAAGTATTCCGGTCAACATGAACGCCTGAGGATCGGGAATCTTGATTTTGAGTTTCTCCACCTTTTCAATTGTTGGCATGTCAATTGAGAAATCCTCATTTTTGTTTTCTTCGCAATGAATCTTAATGCTCTTCGCATGCTCTGTAAGAAACGGCTTCATAGCCAAGAAACTCATGAGGACCCCGGAGTCGTAGTAATCGCTTTCGAGGTTCTCCGTAGATGTGTCGCGGACCGAACGGGAAATAAAAGAAATCGCGGTATCCCCAGGCTTAGGCGGATTGCCCCATATGTCTTGCTGAACCGCCTGATCAGGGATCGCATCCTTCAAATAGGGTGCTTCGATATTGAGTACCGTAGATCCCTTTTGAAGCCCTGTGAAGACAAAATCGGTCGCCTTTGCAAGCCATTTTGGAGCAGGGCCGGTTTTG encodes:
- a CDS encoding TonB-dependent receptor is translated as MHKFTLLICPCVFAFVHAAASGIDPSRGQPDSMRAQTVAAPVQWRDSAVFAAPGTSPVHRPLPKPDSETAIDRMVVTGARVREFTPSRVIMESKNFSGRYADLQSALETVSGVTVGNRGGFGHYADASIRGGSPSQVQVYLDGVPLNGATGESVDISKIPLPSLETVTVYKAAPPLEFFGDNAGGVIELSSGAKKDAASVLLEAGSFGYRIGSAVLVKTLGRMTHRLSVNCGWADNNYPYTDSSVTHGQTIAADDSQKTMDNNFFSTFSSAYSNVFRIDDRNTLTSHVSARVTNEGLFYLPQAGLNDGTVKDNLVSLVESYAATVNPKLMIMVTAKAKTDEQKFQRSRPYYLTTPISTDVSQPFGSLDGVVKWTVGNRVNATGLLSGSYDGFDYTNLLAPASQVQSRFIRLVGKAGAEADVHFLDNLSARIGGIYRYQIDSTNDSISSYGPVAGGGISKKGFPNGFSEVNYHPCSWLSILGGAQYSSRSPGFSELYSQSATVRGNPALLPETRLEYDVGLSVLRPRLALSASVFWDDTRNKIVYIGHNLVFSPMNASEVQGWGIESDAAVTALPWVTISNSVTYMENIVRSDLYSAWNGTDEPLQPRFKDCLTIKLTYKNWYASHSARFVSRYFTNFGNTDSVVQDVPQLNAAIGCTVGDHFDVSYRIENYLNVRDYDFQRPLPGLTQYAVLKCAF
- a CDS encoding type II toxin-antitoxin system VapC family toxin, whose amino-acid sequence is MAKYLLDTNVLVHYVRGSTLALLVDNQYGPSVPPNYTVVSIVSIGEMYSLAVCRKWGEQRKDILKKLLRSIPAVDINNSSILAQFAEIDAYRLGKHPEKQLPPGQSARAIGDNDLWIASTASVLKATLLTTDKDFLIFDKVFLDVIYLDPEKYKEKQ